The Microbacterium sp. LWH7-1.2 genome window below encodes:
- a CDS encoding NAD(P)-binding domain-containing protein — protein MSSQGDQERPIRVLGIIGAGRVGQVLARLARAAGYRVLIAGSGDPARIAGTIEAVAPGAVAAEASVVAHDADAVVLALPLPQHHTLPSEGLRGKLVIDAMNYWWEVDGLRADFGDLRTTTSETVQRFLPASRVVKAFNHMGYRDLDEEARPAGAAGRKAIAVAGDSAADVDVVMRLVDDLGFDPVLAGPLAAGIMLEPGAEAFGADVDADQLRAMLARFPTSQRGIMVARARAAEPERS, from the coding sequence GTGAGCAGTCAGGGTGATCAGGAGCGGCCGATCCGGGTTCTCGGGATCATCGGGGCCGGGCGTGTGGGCCAGGTGCTCGCACGGCTGGCACGCGCCGCGGGGTACCGGGTGCTCATCGCCGGGTCGGGCGACCCGGCGCGGATCGCCGGGACGATCGAGGCGGTGGCTCCGGGCGCGGTTGCGGCCGAGGCATCCGTCGTCGCACACGACGCCGATGCGGTCGTGCTCGCGCTGCCGCTCCCCCAGCACCACACGCTGCCCTCCGAGGGGCTGCGGGGAAAGCTCGTGATCGACGCCATGAACTACTGGTGGGAGGTGGACGGCTTGCGGGCCGACTTCGGCGACCTGCGCACGACGACGAGCGAGACGGTGCAGCGGTTCCTGCCCGCGTCGCGGGTGGTGAAAGCCTTCAACCACATGGGCTACCGAGACCTGGACGAGGAGGCGCGGCCCGCCGGCGCCGCCGGGCGGAAGGCGATCGCGGTCGCCGGCGACTCGGCGGCCGACGTCGACGTCGTGATGCGACTCGTCGACGATCTCGGGTTCGACCCGGTGCTGGCGGGGCCTCTCGCCGCGGGGATCATGCTCGAGCCCGGCGCAGAGGCCTTCGGCGCCGACGTCGATGCGGACCAGCTGCGGGCGATGCTCGCGCGGTTCCCGACCTCGCAGCGCGGGATCATGGTCGCGCGTGCGCGCGCCGCGGAGCCAGAGCGGTCGTGA
- a CDS encoding DUF2809 domain-containing protein, which produces MGFTRAELESSRGGGSPDTRRIVAALLLVAAVAAGLLVHALLPDTAVTDIAGDALYAVAAYLAVVLLAPRLPALGAGAIATAWCVAVELFQLTGLPLAWGTRFPPVMLVLGTVFDARDLLVYVATIMLATAVDALLHTASRPR; this is translated from the coding sequence ATGGGTTTCACGCGCGCCGAGCTGGAGTCGTCCCGCGGGGGCGGCAGCCCGGACACGCGCCGTATCGTCGCGGCGCTGCTGCTCGTCGCCGCCGTCGCCGCCGGGCTTCTGGTGCACGCGCTGCTCCCGGATACGGCGGTGACCGACATCGCCGGCGACGCGCTCTACGCCGTGGCGGCGTACCTGGCGGTGGTCCTGCTCGCCCCGCGTCTGCCCGCGCTCGGCGCGGGCGCGATCGCCACCGCCTGGTGCGTCGCGGTCGAGCTGTTCCAGCTGACGGGACTCCCGCTCGCGTGGGGAACGAGGTTTCCGCCGGTGATGCTGGTGCTCGGCACGGTCTTCGACGCCCGCGACCTGCTGGTCTACGTGGCGACGATCATGCTCGCGACCGCGGTCGATGCCTTGCTCCACACAGCGTCGCGACCGCGCTGA
- the speB gene encoding agmatinase: MTDNHEPVGPVDASVYPRYAGIATFARLPRIEEVPRADIAIVGIPFDTGVSYRPGARFGPSHVRESSRLLRPYNPAQDVSPFAAAQVVDAGDIPANPFDIGEAVADIETAATALGERVDRIVTVGGDHTIALPLLRAVNKKHGPVAVLHFDAHLDTWDTYFGAPITHGTPFRRASEEGLIDLTASCHVGTRGPLYSKQDLDDDERLGFSIVSSVDIEERGIEAAIERVRRRVGDRPLYISIDIDVLDPAHAPGTGTPEAGGMTSRELLRMLRALSDLNVVGADVVEVSPAYDHAQLTGIAASHVVYELVTVIAAQIEAARR; the protein is encoded by the coding sequence ATGACCGACAACCACGAGCCCGTCGGCCCGGTCGACGCGTCCGTCTACCCGCGCTACGCCGGCATCGCCACGTTCGCGCGACTGCCGCGCATCGAAGAGGTGCCGCGCGCGGACATCGCGATCGTCGGCATCCCGTTCGACACCGGCGTCAGCTACCGCCCGGGCGCCCGGTTCGGCCCCTCGCACGTGCGCGAGTCGTCGCGCCTGCTGCGTCCGTACAACCCCGCGCAGGACGTGTCGCCGTTCGCGGCGGCGCAGGTCGTCGACGCCGGCGACATCCCGGCGAACCCGTTCGACATCGGCGAGGCGGTCGCCGACATCGAGACCGCGGCCACGGCCCTCGGCGAGCGCGTCGACCGGATCGTCACCGTGGGCGGCGACCACACGATCGCGCTGCCGCTGCTGCGGGCGGTGAACAAGAAGCACGGACCCGTCGCGGTGCTGCACTTCGACGCGCACCTCGACACGTGGGACACCTACTTCGGCGCCCCGATCACCCACGGCACGCCCTTCCGACGCGCGAGCGAGGAGGGGCTCATCGACCTCACCGCGAGCTGCCACGTCGGAACGCGGGGCCCGCTGTACTCGAAGCAGGACCTCGACGACGACGAGCGCCTCGGGTTCTCGATCGTGTCGAGCGTCGACATCGAGGAGCGCGGCATCGAGGCCGCGATCGAGCGTGTGCGCCGACGGGTCGGCGACAGGCCGCTCTACATCTCGATCGATATCGACGTGCTCGACCCCGCCCACGCCCCGGGCACCGGAACCCCCGAGGCCGGCGGCATGACGAGCCGGGAACTGCTCCGGATGCTGCGTGCCCTGAGCGATCTCAACGTCGTGGGCGCGGACGTGGTCGAGGTGTCGCCCGCGTACGACCACGCGCAGCTCACCGGCATCGCGGCGAGTCACGTCGTGTACGAGCTCGTCACGGTGATCGCCGCGCAGATCGAGGCCGCCCGGAGGTGA
- a CDS encoding thiamine pyrophosphate-dependent enzyme, giving the protein MSAIADQYADTTGRAVLETVRSYGVSAVFGIPGTHNLELYRPLADLGMRAVTNRHEQGSGYGADGWAQQTGLPGVVITTSGPGLQNAMSAIGTAFCESRPLLVISPGVALGAEFRVVGTLHETKDATAMVGAIAEWSRRVTSATEAVDAVHDAFALFRTGRPRPVHIEIPLDVLEAPADVPTAARDARPSPAPVRGDARAMREAAALLTDAARPVIVAGGGATRAGRAVTALAERLGAPVVTTLNGKATVDEHHPLSLGSNLRLEAARRVAEDADVLLVLGSKLGEAELWTPRLDARGAVIRVDISAAQVHKNLDAAVGIVGDCRAVAEDLLAALPDAAERPRDLAAERAAIAAETASILPETVALAETIAAALPHDAIVAGDSSQIVYLALANVLRQSCPHSLLYTPTYATLGYGLPAAIGARVAQPAEGGRPVVAVVGDGALMFCVNELATAVEQRLDLTVVCVDNGGYAEIKQNEVDRGIRPVGVDLVQPDWVALANAFGATGRRAETADEIGSALADAITAGGVQLVHIPQGARPQHPSTESSTPRGNS; this is encoded by the coding sequence ATGAGCGCTATCGCCGACCAGTACGCCGACACGACCGGCCGCGCCGTGCTCGAAACGGTGCGGAGCTACGGGGTGAGCGCCGTCTTCGGCATCCCGGGCACGCACAACCTCGAGCTGTACCGTCCGCTGGCCGATCTCGGCATGCGCGCGGTGACGAACCGTCACGAGCAGGGCTCGGGGTACGGCGCCGACGGCTGGGCGCAGCAGACGGGGCTCCCCGGCGTCGTCATCACCACATCGGGTCCCGGCCTGCAGAACGCGATGAGCGCCATCGGCACGGCGTTCTGCGAGTCGCGGCCGCTGCTCGTGATCTCGCCCGGTGTCGCGCTCGGCGCCGAGTTCCGCGTCGTCGGCACGCTCCACGAGACGAAGGACGCCACGGCGATGGTCGGCGCGATCGCCGAGTGGTCGCGCCGCGTCACGAGCGCGACCGAAGCGGTCGACGCCGTGCACGACGCATTCGCGCTGTTCCGCACCGGGCGTCCGCGGCCGGTGCACATCGAGATCCCGCTCGACGTGCTCGAGGCGCCGGCCGACGTGCCGACAGCGGCTCGCGACGCTCGTCCGTCTCCCGCGCCGGTTCGCGGTGACGCGAGGGCCATGCGCGAAGCCGCTGCGCTGCTGACGGATGCTGCGCGCCCGGTGATCGTCGCCGGGGGCGGCGCCACGCGCGCCGGCCGCGCCGTCACGGCGCTCGCCGAGCGCCTCGGTGCGCCGGTCGTCACGACCCTGAACGGCAAGGCGACCGTCGACGAGCATCACCCGCTGTCGCTGGGCTCGAACCTGCGCCTCGAGGCGGCGCGCCGCGTCGCCGAGGACGCCGACGTGCTGCTCGTGCTCGGCTCGAAGCTCGGCGAGGCCGAGCTGTGGACGCCCCGGCTCGACGCACGCGGCGCCGTGATTCGCGTCGACATCTCGGCCGCGCAGGTGCACAAGAATCTCGACGCCGCGGTCGGCATCGTGGGGGACTGTAGAGCGGTCGCCGAAGACCTCCTCGCCGCGCTCCCCGACGCTGCGGAGAGGCCCCGCGACCTCGCGGCCGAGCGCGCCGCGATCGCCGCCGAGACGGCGTCCATCCTTCCCGAGACCGTCGCGCTCGCCGAGACCATCGCCGCCGCCCTTCCGCACGATGCGATCGTCGCGGGCGACTCGTCGCAGATCGTCTACCTGGCGCTGGCGAACGTGCTGCGCCAGTCCTGCCCGCACTCGCTGCTGTACACGCCGACCTACGCCACCCTCGGGTACGGCCTCCCCGCCGCGATCGGCGCACGCGTCGCCCAGCCCGCCGAGGGCGGCCGCCCCGTCGTCGCCGTCGTCGGTGACGGCGCGCTGATGTTCTGCGTCAACGAGCTCGCGACCGCGGTGGAGCAGCGACTCGACCTCACCGTGGTGTGCGTCGACAACGGCGGCTACGCCGAGATCAAGCAGAACGAGGTGGACCGCGGCATCCGTCCCGTCGGAGTCGACCTCGTGCAGCCCGACTGGGTCGCACTCGCGAACGCGTTCGGCGCGACCGGCCGCCGCGCCGAGACCGCGGACGAGATCGGGTCCGCGCTCGCCGACGCCATCACCGCCGGGGGCGTGCAGCTCGTCCACATCCCGCAGGGCGCACGGCCGCAGCATCCGTCCACCGAATCCTCCACCCCGAGAGGGAACTCATGA
- a CDS encoding amidohydrolase, whose amino-acid sequence MRKLAPFDRPAQQTPRLVIAAAIHTVDAQASTASAMLTDRGRIVAIGTAEECRNAAAALRLDPDVVDLGDAVIVPGFVDAHAHPLMYGQLMTWVDCGPEKAGSIPEIVALLQAAAADLPPGRPVRGYGYEHRNLAEQRHPSRFELDEVANDREVYLMNASGHGGVVNSYTFEINGVDRDTPNPEGGEIFRDADGEPTGEISDAACNMLTGVHGVKIGHHGPNFHLADEPDEHLRQLDVATQRFLAGGVTTIGDAQVSRREFDMYLRLAEAGRLQLRVSMYLLSHLLDEALEMGLVGQFGNAHLSFAGIKLYADGTLGGWTAYFPDGYVGDPCRTGQLYHEPAEYTELIRKAHGAGLQTATHAQSPTAIEMVVSAIEAALAENPDDDARHRIEHCGLPTPEHIRRMAAAGIRPVNQTQHYFNWGEGVEQAIGTPGERFNPLGEFEAAGVPFTISSDAPVAEPIPLEAIQTAVTRVTRRGHKLGPDSLRVSADAALRAHTYEGAVSLGREDDLGSLEAGKYADFVVLGADPLAVEASEISQIPVLETWVGGERRYASVRVEALAT is encoded by the coding sequence ATGAGAAAGCTCGCCCCCTTCGACCGTCCCGCGCAGCAGACGCCACGGCTGGTGATCGCGGCCGCGATCCACACCGTCGACGCGCAGGCCAGCACCGCCTCCGCGATGCTGACGGACCGTGGCAGGATCGTCGCGATCGGCACGGCGGAGGAATGCCGGAATGCCGCCGCTGCCCTCCGCCTCGACCCCGACGTCGTCGACCTCGGTGACGCGGTGATCGTCCCCGGCTTCGTCGACGCGCACGCCCACCCGCTCATGTACGGGCAGCTCATGACCTGGGTGGACTGTGGTCCCGAGAAGGCCGGCAGCATTCCCGAGATCGTGGCGCTCCTGCAGGCGGCGGCCGCGGATCTCCCGCCAGGGCGCCCGGTGCGGGGGTACGGCTACGAGCACCGCAATCTCGCCGAGCAGCGGCATCCGTCCCGATTCGAGCTCGACGAGGTGGCGAACGACCGCGAGGTGTACCTGATGAACGCGTCGGGGCACGGCGGGGTCGTCAACTCGTACACGTTCGAGATCAACGGCGTCGACAGGGACACCCCGAACCCCGAGGGCGGCGAGATCTTCCGCGATGCCGACGGCGAGCCGACGGGCGAGATCTCGGATGCCGCGTGCAACATGCTCACCGGCGTGCACGGTGTGAAGATCGGCCACCACGGACCGAATTTCCACCTCGCCGACGAGCCGGACGAGCACCTGCGGCAACTGGATGTCGCGACGCAGCGCTTTCTCGCCGGGGGAGTGACCACGATCGGCGACGCGCAGGTGTCCCGCCGCGAGTTCGACATGTACCTGCGGCTCGCCGAGGCCGGGCGCCTCCAGCTGCGCGTGTCGATGTACCTGCTGTCGCACCTGCTCGACGAGGCGCTCGAGATGGGGCTCGTCGGTCAGTTCGGCAACGCGCACCTGAGCTTCGCCGGCATCAAGCTCTACGCCGACGGCACGCTGGGCGGCTGGACGGCGTACTTCCCCGACGGCTACGTCGGCGATCCGTGCCGCACCGGCCAGCTGTACCACGAGCCCGCCGAGTACACCGAGCTGATCCGCAAGGCGCACGGGGCGGGACTCCAGACCGCGACGCACGCCCAGTCGCCGACGGCGATCGAGATGGTGGTATCGGCGATCGAGGCGGCGCTCGCCGAGAACCCCGACGACGACGCCCGCCACCGCATCGAGCACTGCGGGCTGCCGACACCCGAGCACATCCGGCGGATGGCGGCAGCGGGCATCCGTCCCGTCAATCAGACCCAGCACTACTTCAACTGGGGCGAGGGCGTCGAGCAGGCGATCGGCACGCCGGGGGAGCGGTTCAACCCGCTGGGCGAGTTCGAGGCGGCGGGGGTGCCGTTCACGATCTCGTCCGATGCGCCGGTGGCCGAGCCGATCCCGCTCGAGGCGATCCAGACCGCCGTCACACGTGTGACACGGCGCGGGCACAAGCTCGGTCCCGACAGCCTCCGGGTGTCGGCGGACGCCGCCCTCCGCGCGCACACCTACGAGGGCGCCGTGTCTCTCGGTCGCGAGGACGACCTCGGCTCGCTCGAGGCCGGCAAGTACGCCGACTTCGTGGTGCTCGGCGCCGACCCCCTGGCCGTAGAGGCGAGTGAGATCTCGCAGATCCCGGTGCTCGAGACGTGGGTGGGCGGCGAGCGCCGGTACGCGTCGGTGCGGGTGGAGGCACTGGCGACATGA
- a CDS encoding MFS transporter, which translates to MTSTTSRARRAGIAAFVGTTIEWYDFYVYATAAALVFGPLFFPSGDPLAQTAAAFATFAVAFLVRPLGGIIFGHIGDKLGRRVSLVITLLLMGVATVLVGCLPTYETIGIVAPILLILLRALQGLAVGGEWGGAVLMSVEHAPAGKKTFYGGFTQLGNPAGALLASGIFAIMSRFGEDFIMDGGWRIPFLLSIVLVGVGFWVRYRVEESPVFEQKVEGRKQSMPLAFALRVNWKPILLGIGLLPISTGGYYLATTFATAYATGEPISMSPQLILDAMTIASFIEFVVTLPVAWLGDKWGRKNIMYIGLVTSVLTFVPFMLVLPGKIEPVIFLMASLVRIAMSATYAPIAAILAQMFRPQARYTSIALSYGVGAAIWAGFSPWFATMLIAWTGSVWSVIFMFIGMALLAGLCTWLAPQHSDEAPVTDSFTPRTDTTAARTL; encoded by the coding sequence ATGACTTCCACCACCAGCAGGGCGCGGCGCGCAGGCATCGCCGCGTTCGTGGGAACCACCATCGAGTGGTACGACTTCTACGTCTACGCGACCGCCGCCGCGCTCGTGTTCGGACCGCTCTTCTTCCCGAGCGGTGACCCGCTCGCGCAGACCGCCGCAGCGTTCGCGACATTCGCCGTCGCCTTCCTCGTGCGCCCGCTCGGCGGCATCATCTTCGGCCACATCGGCGACAAGCTCGGCCGCCGGGTGTCGCTCGTCATCACGCTCCTGCTCATGGGCGTCGCGACCGTGCTCGTCGGGTGCCTTCCCACCTACGAGACCATCGGCATCGTCGCGCCGATCCTGCTGATCCTGCTGCGCGCGCTGCAGGGCCTCGCGGTCGGCGGCGAGTGGGGCGGTGCGGTGCTGATGAGCGTCGAGCACGCACCGGCCGGCAAGAAGACGTTCTACGGCGGCTTCACGCAGCTCGGCAATCCGGCCGGCGCGCTGCTGGCCTCGGGCATCTTCGCGATCATGTCCCGCTTCGGCGAGGACTTCATCATGGACGGGGGATGGCGCATCCCGTTCCTGCTGTCGATCGTGCTCGTGGGGGTCGGCTTCTGGGTGCGGTACCGCGTCGAGGAGTCGCCGGTCTTCGAGCAGAAGGTCGAGGGCCGCAAGCAGAGCATGCCGCTCGCCTTCGCGCTGCGAGTCAACTGGAAGCCGATACTCCTGGGCATCGGGCTGCTGCCCATCTCGACCGGCGGCTACTACCTCGCGACGACGTTCGCGACCGCGTACGCCACGGGCGAGCCGATCAGCATGAGCCCGCAGCTCATCCTCGACGCCATGACGATCGCCTCGTTCATCGAGTTCGTCGTCACGCTGCCGGTGGCCTGGCTCGGCGACAAGTGGGGCCGCAAGAACATCATGTACATCGGACTCGTGACCTCGGTGCTCACGTTCGTGCCGTTCATGCTGGTGCTGCCCGGCAAGATCGAGCCCGTCATCTTCCTGATGGCGTCGCTCGTGCGCATCGCGATGAGCGCCACGTACGCGCCCATCGCCGCGATCCTCGCGCAGATGTTCCGCCCGCAGGCGCGCTACACGTCGATCGCCCTGTCGTACGGCGTGGGAGCTGCGATCTGGGCCGGGTTCTCGCCCTGGTTCGCGACGATGCTCATCGCCTGGACGGGCAGCGTCTGGTCGGTCATCTTCATGTTCATCGGAATGGCCCTCCTCGCCGGTCTCTGCACCTGGCTCGCGCCGCAGCACTCCGACGAGGCGCCCGTGACGGACTCGTTCACGCCGCGCACCGACACCACCGCGGCACGCACGCTCTGA
- a CDS encoding Lrp/AsnC family transcriptional regulator: MDFDAELIRELQVDGRASIHTLAGRLGQSRAAVSTRLNAMLADGTVRVVAAVDPVFLGQHVLAHVSIRTQGGVEPVAQHLRGLSETVLVSAVGGAYDLVTEVRLGSMPALHDLLAQIRALPGVADINTLIYTDVVKGFFVSEYHGDVTVDTIDTALIEQLQRDGRKSYRALGEAVRLSPSAVTTRVQRLVDGGVIKISAVEARGLVHRQLSMGVGLNLADADDRVTEALRTWRGVDFAARTLGRFDVVTTLVEPSAGALYASLERIRAIPGVSGVEAWFHLAVLKEDYARTLRPAGGGIPQPLGSITG, from the coding sequence ATGGATTTCGACGCCGAACTCATCCGCGAGCTGCAGGTCGACGGCCGCGCCAGCATCCACACGCTCGCAGGGCGCCTCGGTCAGTCGCGCGCCGCCGTCTCGACGCGCCTGAACGCCATGCTCGCCGACGGCACGGTGCGCGTCGTCGCCGCGGTCGACCCGGTGTTCCTCGGGCAGCACGTGCTCGCGCACGTCTCGATCCGCACGCAGGGCGGTGTCGAGCCGGTGGCGCAGCACCTTCGCGGACTCAGCGAGACCGTGCTGGTCTCCGCCGTCGGCGGTGCGTACGACCTCGTGACCGAGGTGCGGCTCGGATCGATGCCCGCGCTGCACGACCTGCTCGCGCAGATCCGGGCGCTCCCCGGCGTGGCCGATATCAACACGCTCATCTACACCGACGTGGTCAAGGGGTTCTTCGTGTCGGAGTACCACGGAGACGTCACCGTCGACACGATCGACACCGCGCTCATCGAGCAGCTCCAGCGCGACGGCCGCAAGAGCTACCGCGCACTGGGCGAAGCCGTGCGGCTCTCCCCCTCGGCGGTCACGACACGAGTGCAGCGGCTCGTCGACGGCGGCGTCATCAAGATCAGCGCGGTGGAGGCGCGCGGCCTCGTGCACCGCCAGCTGTCGATGGGCGTCGGCCTGAACCTCGCGGACGCCGACGACCGGGTGACGGAGGCGCTGCGCACGTGGCGGGGCGTCGACTTCGCCGCACGCACCCTGGGCCGCTTCGACGTCGTCACGACGCTCGTCGAACCGTCGGCCGGCGCGTTGTACGCGAGCCTGGAGCGGATCCGCGCGATCCCGGGCGTCTCGGGGGTCGAGGCGTGGTTCCACCTCGCGGTGCTCAAGGAGGACTACGCCCGGACGCTACGGCCGGCCGGCGGCGGCATCCCTCAGCCGCTCGGGTCGATCACCGGGTGA
- a CDS encoding YafY family protein, translating to MLETSARLLRLLSLLQVRRDWTGPELAERLDVTTRTVRNDVDRLRRLGYPVEASPGVAGGYRLGESATMPPMLLDDDEAVAVALALRTATSGAVEGAAEASVRALLKLQRLLPSHLRERVESLRVSALSVPSPETAVSPDLLVAIAAACRNTERVRFDYVSHDGSRSRRDVEPYRLVAANSRWYLLAWEPARDAWRTFRVDRIDLRPPVGPRFVPKPLPPDEQIVEHVARGVATATWHYRARVVVHASADHVRGLIPVRLSIIDQGDSRCEIVVGSDDPRTLALYLGMLDAEFEVVNAPDLRVALHELAARFQRAAGTDGRAHHPVIDPSG from the coding sequence GTGCTGGAAACCTCGGCGAGGCTGCTCCGCCTCCTCTCCCTCCTCCAGGTGCGGCGCGACTGGACCGGCCCGGAGCTCGCGGAGCGGCTGGACGTCACCACCCGCACCGTGCGCAATGACGTGGATCGCCTTCGTCGCCTCGGCTATCCGGTCGAAGCGAGTCCGGGTGTCGCCGGCGGGTACCGGCTCGGCGAGAGCGCGACGATGCCGCCCATGCTGCTCGACGACGACGAGGCGGTCGCCGTCGCCCTCGCGCTCAGGACCGCGACGTCGGGCGCGGTCGAGGGTGCGGCCGAGGCATCCGTCCGTGCCCTGCTCAAGCTCCAGCGGCTGCTTCCGTCACACCTGCGTGAACGCGTCGAGTCGCTCCGCGTGTCGGCGCTGTCGGTGCCGTCGCCCGAGACGGCGGTGTCGCCCGACCTGCTCGTCGCCATCGCCGCCGCGTGCCGCAACACCGAGCGGGTGCGGTTCGACTACGTGTCCCACGACGGAAGCCGGAGCCGTCGCGACGTCGAGCCGTACCGGCTCGTCGCGGCGAACTCGCGCTGGTACCTGTTGGCTTGGGAACCGGCACGCGACGCGTGGCGAACCTTCCGCGTGGATCGCATCGACCTCCGGCCGCCCGTCGGTCCGCGGTTCGTGCCGAAGCCCCTGCCGCCCGATGAGCAGATCGTCGAACACGTGGCGCGCGGCGTCGCCACGGCGACGTGGCACTACCGCGCGCGGGTCGTCGTCCACGCCTCCGCCGATCACGTTCGTGGGTTGATTCCCGTCCGTCTGTCGATCATCGACCAGGGCGACTCCCGGTGCGAGATCGTCGTCGGTTCCGACGATCCGCGCACGCTCGCGCTCTACCTCGGCATGCTCGACGCCGAGTTCGAGGTGGTGAACGCGCCCGACCTGCGCGTCGCGCTGCACGAGCTGGCCGCGCGCTTTCAGCGGGCAGCGGGGACTGACGGCCGGGCCCATCACCCGGTGATCGACCCGAGCGGCTGA
- a CDS encoding epoxide hydrolase: MDEITPYSIAVSDDELEDLRRRLDTTRWPDESPADGRERGIRAAELRALADRWRDGFDWRAVEARLNRIPQSITEIDGQRIHFFHARAEEENAPVLLLTHGFPSSNAEFERLIELLTTSGDGQSFHVVAPALPGYGFSTPLSGAGWAMGRTARAWVELMRRLGYDRYGVHGGDIGAGVSGLVAGLDPEHVTGVHFVTDPMTAANTATFLPGLAESLDPDDATDHTILERMDAFRNDGSGYLAIQNTRPQTIGYGLTDSPVFLLAWIAEKLQDWTDVDLEPAQILTLVSIAWFGRAGASAAHTLYDQAHSQDWGAPSKVPQAAAVFGADPTVRRVLPFPADGRWTEFEGGLHFPAMEMPDVLADDLRAFFGPLR; the protein is encoded by the coding sequence ATGGACGAGATCACGCCTTACAGCATCGCGGTCAGCGACGATGAGCTCGAAGACCTGCGGCGCCGCCTCGACACCACCCGCTGGCCCGACGAGTCGCCCGCGGACGGGCGGGAGCGGGGCATTCGCGCGGCCGAACTGCGCGCCCTCGCCGACCGATGGCGCGATGGGTTCGACTGGCGGGCGGTCGAGGCGCGACTGAATCGTATCCCGCAGTCGATCACCGAGATCGACGGCCAGCGGATCCACTTCTTCCACGCACGGGCAGAGGAGGAGAACGCCCCCGTTCTGCTCCTCACGCATGGATTCCCCAGTTCCAACGCCGAGTTCGAACGCCTGATCGAGCTGCTCACCACGTCCGGAGACGGCCAGTCATTCCATGTGGTGGCGCCGGCACTGCCCGGGTACGGCTTCTCGACGCCGTTGAGCGGCGCAGGCTGGGCGATGGGCCGCACTGCGCGGGCCTGGGTCGAGCTCATGCGTCGCCTCGGTTACGACCGCTACGGCGTGCACGGCGGCGACATCGGGGCCGGAGTGTCGGGCCTCGTCGCGGGGCTCGACCCCGAGCACGTCACCGGCGTGCACTTCGTCACGGATCCGATGACGGCCGCCAACACGGCGACCTTCCTCCCCGGTCTCGCGGAGAGCCTCGACCCCGACGACGCGACCGACCACACGATTCTCGAGCGAATGGACGCCTTCCGGAACGACGGGTCGGGATACCTTGCGATCCAGAACACCCGCCCGCAGACGATCGGCTACGGCTTGACGGACTCGCCGGTCTTCCTGCTCGCCTGGATCGCCGAGAAGCTGCAGGACTGGACCGACGTCGACCTCGAACCCGCCCAGATCCTCACGCTGGTGTCGATTGCATGGTTCGGGAGGGCGGGCGCGTCGGCAGCGCATACTCTCTACGACCAGGCGCACTCGCAGGACTGGGGCGCGCCGTCGAAGGTGCCGCAGGCAGCGGCCGTGTTCGGCGCCGATCCGACGGTCCGCCGGGTCCTGCCCTTCCCGGCGGACGGGCGCTGGACCGAATTCGAAGGCGGACTGCACTTCCCCGCGATGGAGATGCCCGACGTGCTGGCTGACGACCTCCGCGCCTTCTTCGGACCGCTGCGCTGA
- a CDS encoding lipoate--protein ligase family protein, protein MTMLDPLPPKGRVLVIRQEERADAATDLERSAELLRAVATGTIAQPRVVRLYSPVPTVAMSRRESRMPGFDMARRASQERGFTPAIRPTGGRAVAYDESCIVFDVVAREADGAIDQVRFFREIGDALVVAMRGLGVDARVGDVPGEYCPGEFSINARGAVKLIGTSQRAVRGARLLSGMLPLGAVERFTDVLLAVNAALELEWDPATFGTLATEVPRMPRAMVERALIAALTGA, encoded by the coding sequence ATGACCATGCTCGACCCGCTGCCGCCGAAGGGCAGGGTGCTCGTCATCCGCCAGGAGGAGCGAGCGGATGCTGCGACCGACCTCGAAAGGTCCGCCGAGCTCCTGCGGGCGGTGGCGACCGGCACCATCGCGCAACCGCGCGTCGTGCGCCTGTACAGCCCGGTGCCGACCGTCGCGATGAGCCGCCGCGAGAGCCGCATGCCCGGGTTCGACATGGCACGACGGGCATCCCAGGAGCGCGGCTTCACACCGGCCATCCGTCCCACGGGCGGACGCGCCGTGGCGTACGACGAGAGCTGCATCGTCTTCGACGTGGTCGCGCGCGAGGCCGACGGAGCGATCGACCAGGTGCGGTTCTTCCGCGAGATCGGCGACGCGCTCGTCGTGGCGATGCGCGGGCTCGGCGTCGACGCCCGCGTCGGCGATGTGCCCGGGGAGTACTGCCCCGGCGAGTTCAGCATCAATGCGCGCGGCGCCGTGAAGCTCATCGGAACCTCGCAGCGCGCCGTGCGCGGCGCACGACTGCTGAGCGGGATGCTGCCGCTCGGCGCCGTCGAGCGGTTCACTGACGTGCTCCTCGCCGTGAACGCGGCACTCGAACTCGAGTGGGACCCGGCGACCTTCGGCACGCTTGCCACGGAGGTGCCGCGTATGCCGCGGGCGATGGTCGAACGCGCGCTGATCGCCGCGCTCACGGGCGCATGA